The sequence below is a genomic window from Tenacibaculum tangerinum.
GTTAATGCTTCGTTTGCTGGTACTGCACCATCAAATGTTAAATCGAAATTTTTAGGAGAGTAGCCCGCTATTTCTGTGGGCACATCTGCTACTAATTGGGTGGGCAAAATATCGCCCGAAAGTAACATTTGTGCATATAAAAACGGTTTTAAAGTGCTTCCTGTACTTCTGGGGGAAATGATGTTATTTACATCTTTTTGATGTGCTTTATCGGTTGGGGAATTTCCCACATAACACAAGACTTTTCTTGAGTTAACATCTAAAACTAAAACCGCCATGTTGTATACTTCATTTTGTTTTTGACGGTTGTAATGTTGCTTTGCTAAGTTATTCACTTGTTTTTGCAGATGAATATCTATAGAACTTTTTATACGTTGTCCGCTATATCGCTGCGTTACTTCTTGCACAAAGTGTGGTGCAATAGTAGGTAGTGGATACGGTTTTTGAGGGAGTTCTTCTTCAATCGCTAGTTCATAGGTAATTTGATCGATGATTTGTTCTTCGTGTAACTTCGCTAACAACTTATTTCTTTTAATTTTTAATTTTTGTTGATTTTTCCCTGGATATATCAAAGACGGAGCATTGGGTAATACTGCCAAGGTAGCACTCTCTGCCCATGATAATTGATGTGGTTGCAACCCGAAATAACGCCACGATGCCATTTCTAAACCCACAACATTCCCACCGTAAGGTGCATGCGAAGCATAGAGTTTTAAAATTTCTTTTTTAGAGTGTCTAAATTCTAATCTAGTAGCTAAAATAAGCTCCTGTAGCTTTTCACCATACGAACGCTTTTTATTTTTTCTAGACAATCGGATTACTTGTTGGGTTAGGGTGCTTCCTCCACGTACAACTCGTTTTGCTTTGATATTTTCTACCATTGCTTTTCCTATAGAAATAGGATTGAATCCGAAGTGTTTATAAAAATATGCATCTTCAAATTGCAGAATACAGTGTTCAAACTTTTTGGGAACGGAATCTAACTCGGGAAACCGCCACTGACCGTCACCAGCTATTACAGCCCCTAACAGTTCATTATTTTTTGCTGTAACAACTGTGGATGTTGGGTTTGTAAATAAGTTTTTAGGCAAACAAAAATAGTATAGAACTATTCCTACAAAAGTTAAAATTAGTGCTATTTTCTTTCTCTTAGTCTGAAACATCTTCTCTTAAATAAAAAAGCAAAGAACTACATTTTTACTGCTTCTTTGCTCTTTAAATATATAAAAATTAGTCTACATTAAAGTTAAATAAATACCCAACTAATGCTGTTAATCCCATAGCAACTGTCCCCCAAAAGGTGATGCGCAGTACTGCTTTTAAGATACTAGAACCTCCTGCTTTTGCTGCGATGGCACCCAATAGTATTAAAAAAGCAATTGAGAATATATATTGATAGTAAATCATGTTTTTTAAAGGTAGAAAAATCGCCACTAATAAGGGTAAAATTGCCCCTAGTATAAACGCTGCTCCAGAGGCTAACGAAGCTTGTATAGGATTTGCTTGTGTGGTACTGTTAATCCCTAATTCGTCTCGTGCATGTGCTTCTAAGGCATTGTGTGCAGTGAGTTGTTTCGCTACTTCTAACGCAGTTTCTTTATCAAGCCCTCTATTTTCATAAATTTCTGCTAACTCAAGTAATTCCATTTTCGGACTATCTTTCAAGGCTTCTCTCTCTCTTTTTAAATCAGCCTTTTCAATATCTGCTTATGAGCTCACCGAAATGTATTCTCCTGCTGCCATAGATAAAGCTCCTGCAATTAGTCCCGCTAAAGCGGCAAGCACCACAGGCTCTTTGGTATCACTTGCAGCGGCAACTCCGATTACGATACTCGAGGTAGACAAGATTCCGTCATTAGCTCCTAAAACAGCAGCTCTCAGCCAATTACTTCTATTGATGTAATGGTTTTCTATATGTTCTTCTAAATTACTCGTGGATTCTTTTTCCATTTTTTTATTCAATTAATAAGTTGAATACACCTTTTTCTAAAAACTTACTCTCTGTTTTGAGTGTTGTATCTTTTAGTTCAGCAAAACCTTCAAAAGTGCTTCCTAAAGTTACTTTTTCTTTTTGAAACCAATAACCTTCGTTTACGCTTTTGTCTAATATTAATGCAAAACTTTCTCCTTCAACTTCTGCGATTGCTGTTTCTGGTAAAGCATAAATATTTTTATTATCAACTTTTATTACTGCTTCAATAAACATACCTGCTAAAAAAAAGTCTTTCTGCTCTTCTTCAATATGTGCATGTACATCTACCGTTCGGTTATCATTGATACTTTTTCCTATTAAATGTACTTTTGCTTTATATTTTTGAAGTGATTGTTCTGGAACAATAAAACTTATTTCTTGTCCTATTTTTAATTTTAAAGCATCTTTTTCAAAAACCGAGAGCTCTAAGTGTAAATGATTATTGTCTACAATCTCTAAAATTTCATCAGCAGATGAAATATAAGATCCTGTAACAGCTTTTATCTTTGTAACGCTTCCTGAAATTGGTGCATAAACACCTGTAAAAGAAGCTATTGAATCATCATCCAATTCACCTACACGTATATTTATCATTTGTAATTGTTTTTGCAAACTCACAAGTTTTGTTTGTGCTACTTCAAAATCTCTTTTTGCTTTTAAATAATTTCTTTCTGAAGTTATATTTTCGTCAAATAATAACTTTTGTCTTTTAAATTCTGATTTTAAATAATTTATTTCTTTCTTAGTTTCTAGATACTCTTGCTGCATTGCTACAAATTTCTGGCTCTCTAAAGTTACTAAACGTTGTCCTTTATGTACTTTATCTCCAACTAACATTGGAATACTTTTTACAAACCCGCCCATTTTTGCTGTTAAAACTACCTTATTTTTAGGTGGTACGTCTATTTTTCCTGTAACTTTAATTGTTGTAGGGAACTGTTTTTCTTTAACAGAGACTAATTTCATATTATTCTTTTCCCATTGTTCTTTACTTATAAAAAATTTACCTTCTTCTACAGGGCTTGTATTTTTACTAGTAGTTTCGTTTTCTTTTGATTTACATCCCATTATCATTACAAACAGGATACTATATAAAATATATTTCATTTTCTTCTTAATAAGTTAAATAGTTAATATCTATTACAATATTGTTATATGCTTCTATATTTTTAACATAAGCTAGTTTTATTTGATAAGCATTTTCGATACTTTGTATATACTGAAAAAAGTCTATTTCACCATGTTTAAAACTTGTATTAGCGGTTTTCAAAATTTCATTTGCTAAAGGCAATCCTTCGTCTATATAATATGCAAGTGCTGTTTTACTTTCTTCTAATTTATTTTGAAGGTTTTTATAATACACTTGTAATTGCTTTTTATAATTTGAAGTTTCACTCTCTGCTATGTCTTTAGCTATTTTTGATTGTTTTATTTTAGAGGTCGCTCCTCCAAACAGCAAAGGAATTTTAACTCCTATTTGATATCCATAAAAGTTTTTATCAACTTGTTTATTACTTCCTCCAAATACTTCTAAAGAAAAACCTGGTAACAACTGTTGTTTTTGTTGCGATAATTGTCTTTTAGCCAATTGTTCTTTTTCAAAATACTCTTGAATTTCAGTTATTTCATTTAAATTAATGTGTTGTATTTCTAGAGGTTGAATCGTCTTTTCTTCCAAAATATCTAAGCTATCTTTACTTTGCACTAAAGCCTGTATTTTTTGATAAGCAATACGTGCTGCAACCTTCTTTTTTCTATAATCATTTTTAATTTGTTTATGTTTTGCTTGTGCCGTTATTTTTTCTAAATAATTAGTTTCTCCCAAATCAAAACGTCTTTTAGCAGCATATGAAAACTTATTATACAAACTATCTAAGCTTTTGTAAATACTTTCTTGGACTTTTACATATTGATAAGTATAATAACCATTTACTACTGATTTAATCAACCTCTTTTTAGTTGTTTGAAATTGATTTTTTTGTAAGTTATATACTGACTTTTGAACTTTTTTACTAGCACTATACACTGTTGGGAAATCAAAGTTTTGTTGAATTCCAAAAATATCTAATGGTTGATTAGCAACCGTATTGTTCTCATCTCTATTATAATATACTTCAGTCTTATCAAAACTATAAGCTGAAGCAATAGCAGCTTGGGCTTTTTTTACTTTTAATTCTTGTGCCTGTAACCCTTTATTATTTACAATAGCCAAATCAATTAAACTTCGTAAGTTTTCTTGGGCTTGTTGTGCTTGTATGGTGGTATACAATCCTCCAAGAAGAAAAACTACAAATAAACTTGCTGTTTTTTTATTGATTTTTATTTTTTTTGGTTTGTGAAAGATTGAATACAGAACAGGTAATACAACCAATGTTAACAATGTAGAAGTTACTAAACCACCTATAACCACCGTTGCTAAAGGACGTTGAACTTCTGCTCCTGCATTTGTTGAAATCGCCATTGGTAAAAAACCTAATGCTGCAGCTGTGGCTGTTAGTAACACAGCTCTTAAACGGTTGGTCGCTCCGTGTTTTACTAATGCTTCAACACTTGTAAATTCTTTATGTTTTAATTCTTTAAAATGTTCTATTAATACAATTCCATTAAGCACTGCAATACCAAACAGAGCTATAAAACCAACACCTGCTGATATGCTAAAAGGTAAATCACGAAACCATAGTAATAAAACACCTCCAATAGCTGCAAAAGGTATTGCTGAATAAATTATTAGAGCTTCTTTTACCGACTTAAAGGCAAAGTATAGCATTATAAAAATTAATATCAAAGCTATAGGAACAGCTATCATTAAACGTTTTGAAGCACTTTGTAAATTCTCAAACTGCCCACCATATGTAATTGAATATCCTGTAGGTAGTTTTATATTTTCTCCTATCAACCGTTGTACATCATCTACTACCGATTGCAAATCTCTATTTCTTACATTAATTCCTACAACTAATCTACGTTTGGTGTCATCTCTTGAAATTTTTGCGGCGCCTTTTTGGTAAGATATTGTCGCTAATTCTTCTAATGGAATTTTTCCTCCATTAGGTAAGTCTATATACAGTTCCTTTAAATCACTGATATCTGTGCGTTTTGATTCATCTAACCGCACCACCAAGTCAAAACGTTTTTCTCCTTCAAAAACATTTCCAACTGTTCTTCCTGCAAACCCCATAGATACTATTTCATTGACTTCATTAATATTAAGTTGATACCTTGCTATCTTTGCTCTATTATAGGCTACATTCATTTGAGGTAATCCCTCAATTTTCTCTACAACAATATCAGAAGCTCCTGCTACATTTTCTACCAGCCTTTTTATTTCATTTCCTTTACGTGCTAAAACAGATAAATCCTCTCCAAAAATTTTAATAGCAATATCGGCTCTTACTCCTGTGATTAATTCGTTAAAGCGCATCTCAATAGGCTGTGTAAACTCTACTTCCATGCCTGGTATGATGGATAATGCTTCTTTAAATTTGTCAGCTAGCTCATCCTTGCTTTTTGCAGAAGTCCATTCACTTTTTGGGTTTAATGTGATAATTACATCACTTTCTTCCATACTCATTGGATCAGTTGGTACTTCTGCTGCTCCTATACGTGAAACAACTTGTTTTACTTCAGGAAAATTCTCTTTTAA
It includes:
- a CDS encoding efflux RND transporter periplasmic adaptor subunit, which codes for MKYILYSILFVMIMGCKSKENETTSKNTSPVEEGKFFISKEQWEKNNMKLVSVKEKQFPTTIKVTGKIDVPPKNKVVLTAKMGGFVKSIPMLVGDKVHKGQRLVTLESQKFVAMQQEYLETKKEINYLKSEFKRQKLLFDENITSERNYLKAKRDFEVAQTKLVSLQKQLQMINIRVGELDDDSIASFTGVYAPISGSVTKIKAVTGSYISSADEILEIVDNNHLHLELSVFEKDALKLKIGQEISFIVPEQSLQKYKAKVHLIGKSINDNRTVDVHAHIEEEQKDFFLAGMFIEAVIKVDNKNIYALPETAIAEVEGESFALILDKSVNEGYWFQKEKVTLGSTFEGFAELKDTTLKTESKFLEKGVFNLLIE
- a CDS encoding CusA/CzcA family heavy metal efflux RND transporter: MLSKIIQFTIKNKFIVLLFTVFLIGFGIYSLSQISIGAVPDVTNNQVQVITTSRNLSTQDIEQFITYPVELEMANLPGVKEIRSISKFGLSVVTIVFEESMGTYLPRQLIAEKIKAASEKIPEGFGSPEMGPITTGLGEIYQYILDVKPQFKDRYTSTDLRTIQDWIVKRQLSGISGVVEVNTWGGHLKQYEVAINTQKLNAMNISAKEVFTALENNNSVTGGGYIEKVNQSYFIRGEGLVKTLNDIKDIVVTNKTGIPVYVKDIADVGYGSATRFGAITANGEGEKVLGQVMMLKNASSKDVIEAVKERVAIIEKTLPEGVFINPFLERSELIGKTTFTITENLLLGCLIVILVVVLLLGNIRSGLVVASVIPLSLLFTLSLMYIFGIDANLMSLGAIDFGIIIDGAVIIVEYITFKITQQKDTFITLNKKEKQKIKDNVSNEGASKMMNSAVFGQLIILIVFIPILSLSGVEGKMFKPMALVFSFALIGAILLCLTYVPVMSSLFLKPSNITDKNISVRLINKLNQRYIPIIDWALKHKNAVFGIASFMLLLSVFIYSRMGGEFVPTLDEGDFVIQPVLKTGTTLSNTIETTTKIEKILKENFPEVKQVVSRIGAAEVPTDPMSMEESDVIITLNPKSEWTSAKSKDELADKFKEALSIIPGMEVEFTQPIEMRFNELITGVRADIAIKIFGEDLSVLARKGNEIKRLVENVAGASDIVVEKIEGLPQMNVAYNRAKIARYQLNINEVNEIVSMGFAGRTVGNVFEGEKRFDLVVRLDESKRTDISDLKELYIDLPNGGKIPLEELATISYQKGAAKISRDDTKRRLVVGINVRNRDLQSVVDDVQRLIGENIKLPTGYSITYGGQFENLQSASKRLMIAVPIALILIFIMLYFAFKSVKEALIIYSAIPFAAIGGVLLLWFRDLPFSISAGVGFIALFGIAVLNGIVLIEHFKELKHKEFTSVEALVKHGATNRLRAVLLTATAAALGFLPMAISTNAGAEVQRPLATVVIGGLVTSTLLTLVVLPVLYSIFHKPKKIKINKKTASLFVVFLLGGLYTTIQAQQAQENLRSLIDLAIVNNKGLQAQELKVKKAQAAIASAYSFDKTEVYYNRDENNTVANQPLDIFGIQQNFDFPTVYSASKKVQKSVYNLQKNQFQTTKKRLIKSVVNGYYTYQYVKVQESIYKSLDSLYNKFSYAAKRRFDLGETNYLEKITAQAKHKQIKNDYRKKKVAARIAYQKIQALVQSKDSLDILEEKTIQPLEIQHINLNEITEIQEYFEKEQLAKRQLSQQKQQLLPGFSLEVFGGSNKQVDKNFYGYQIGVKIPLLFGGATSKIKQSKIAKDIAESETSNYKKQLQVYYKNLQNKLEESKTALAYYIDEGLPLANEILKTANTSFKHGEIDFFQYIQSIENAYQIKLAYVKNIEAYNNIVIDINYLTY